The sequence ATGGGTTTTGCATAAAGGATGTCACCCTATTGTGGGATTGAACACTACAGCAAGAGTAGACGAAGCGATTGCCGCACTACAAGTAACTCtaacagaagaagagataAAGTACCTCGAGGAGCCCTACAAACCCCAGAGGCAAAGATGTTAAGTTAGATTTTCATGGGCCCACTGATATATAGAAGGCTAAATAACGAGAATCATATATACTGTAACATGACACCTGCTGATTTTTACTGATCGTAGCCATTCGGCTCATATTACTTCATGTCCCTTTTTTAAATCCCTCGTTCCCGGAGAGTGGCATAGCATGTCCGATAGCGTACGCCAACCTACAGAATCAGGGGATCAGATTTCCTGAAAGCAACTTATCCatcagtttctttttataatGCCATAATGACAGGTGTGCCTTTCTTATTTTACTTCGCTTGCTTTCTTTCTATTGCATGCTTCAATCTTTGAATATTTGCTaatagtgaaaaaaaaaaaggaaataacTATCTGGTTTATCTGCATTGTTCTTcgtttttcaattcaagAATTTAAGCAAAAGGATATATCATAGAACCTAGTGAATTTTTAAGAAAGtaagataaagaaaaaaatcaaatgcTGTTCAGCTGGCCTTATCCAGAAGCCCCGATTGAAGGTTATTGGGGCAAGCCAACTTCTCTGATTGATTGGTGCGAGGAGAATTATGTCGTATCCCCCTATATTGCAGAATGGTCAAATACTATTACCAATAGTATATTCTTAATGACCGCCTTCTATTCTACATATAGCGCTTGGCGTAATAAGTTAGAAACAAGGTATATATTGATAGGAATGGGGTTCTCGCTGGTTGGTATTGGTTCGTGGTTATTTCATATGACTTTACAGTATCGTTATCAATTGCTAGACGAACTACCAATGCTGTATGCGACCATCATCCCATCGTGGAGTATTTTTGCAGAAACTCAAGAAATCTTGATTAAggatgagaagaaaaggaaggaaagCTCATTTAGAATCCAAATGgtcatttcttttatcATGTGTGGTATAGTCACCATTTTAACCTGGATTTACGTTGTCGTCCAAAAGCCAGCAATTTTCCAAGTCCTTTATGGTATATTGACGCTTCTAGTTGTGGTTCTTTCTGGCTGGCTGACCTACTATCACGTTCATGATTCAtttgcaaagaaaaatctttttATTACTATGGTTATGGGCATGATTCCTTTTGTCATTGGGTTCATTTGCTGGCAACTAGATATTCACCTGTGTTCTTTTTGGATCTATATCCGGAGAACATATTTGGCCCTGCCATTAGGTGTTCTATTGGAACTGCATGCTTGGTGGCATCTTTTGACCGGTACTGGTGTCTATATCTTCGTCGTGTATTTGCAATATTTGAGAATATTAACCCATGGAAATCCAAATGACTTCTTATTTATATGGAGGTGGGGATTTTTCCCTGAGCTGGTAAGAAAGGGCTTACCGATTGGTACTTCTTATTCACTGGAGTATCTGGGGCCAATTGTAAATACACAGGTAGATgatgaaacaaaaaagaataactAAGGAGTGATTTTGTGCCATCCATTTgaatcttcaaaatatatGTACGTATATGttatgtatgtatataaattgTTGTACGTGCAATTGACCGAACGTgtatatttgtatatagATATGTGACAAACTAAAGAGCTTACACTTCGTTCCTTCCCTTCTGTtcacctttttttattatgcCTGACTATTCTAAAATTTATGTTTATGTGGCGTAAAATATCTTTCTTCTGAAAACACATGCAGCAGTTACTCCCATCATAAAAGGAATTAATAAATGAATAGTATAAACAATTATTTACttaaatatatttaaatTTCTGCTTGGAAAACCGGCCATGTCGGCGGCACATAAAAGTTCTATTTACCTTTAAATTCTTTTCGACATGTATGGACCGTCTAGTTCATATCCTAGTTTACCATAGTAATTTCTTACACCAACACCAGAAATAACAGAAATTTTCTCTGAACCATGCTCTTCCTTGGCGATTCTTTCCGCTTCTTCCATCAATAGAGTACCAAACCCTTGATGCTGGAATTTACGAGGATCTCTTGAATGAAGTGGAACCACAGAACCATAAACATGCAATTCTCTAACAATAGAAGTCCTCTGGGAGGTGAATTCTTTtctatatgtatatttctttgaagcCTTTCTCAATCTCAGCAAACCAATCAGTATATCTTTCTTTGGATCTTCATATGATAAAAAGGTTTCCCAACCACCATTTGCATAGTAATCCCTTCTGATAAGCTCGACCTGATCTGGTTGAACTTTATGATGCACTTCTTGGATACCCACTTCCCTAGTACGAACATCCCTACAAGTTGTACCCAAGTCCTTCATTCTAGCTAATGCCAATTCTCTCAAGTTACCATTGTCAACACCTGAGGTAACCAAGGGCATTGGAATGTCTCTTTGGACACGGTAGATTCTTGTCCATGGGGGCACTAGGGCCAAGATTCTAGCAACTAAGTCCACTAAGGCGTTGGCACTATAAGACTTATACCTGCCCGTTTTCCAAAGTTCGTATAAACCTGTACCCCTAATGACTAAAGTTGGATAGATTTTCAACCCATCAGTCCTAAAATCAggattttcaaaatactCTTTGAACTGTTCAATATCTCTTTCCATCCCAACATTTGGTAAATCTGGCATCATGTGAGAAACAACCTTATAACCAGCATCTTTAGACACAGCAAAAGTTTCACAAACAGACCTAACGGTGTGTCCTCTATTAGTATCACGAGCAACGTCTTCGTACAAGGACTGAACACCAATTTCTAATCTGGTACAGCCATATTTTAACATATCGTCCAAATGTGTTTGCGTACAATAATCAGGCCTAGTTTCGATTGTTATACCAACACACTTCGTTAAACTTTGTTGCGAATAAAGAATagcttcatcaatatcattaCCATTGAACCCAGAAAGTGCATTATGCAATTTCACAATAAAATCTTCACGATATTCTTTTGGTAATGACATAAATGTACCACCCATCAGAACATATTCGACTTTATCGATGGAGTGACCTAACTGTTTCAATTGTTCCACCCTACCACGTGCTTGTTCATAAGGGTCATAACGAGCTCTGATGGCACGCATTGAAGTTGGTTCATAGCCTGTGTAAGATTGTGTAGAATACTCAAAATCTGAATCTGGACCACCTGGACAATAAACACAAATATTACCTGTATATGCAATGTGAGGACAACGATGTGGTTTACACATAACGGCTACCACTGCAATACCCGATGCTGTTCTTACTGGCTTAGCCTTCAATTTGGgtaataaatattttttgtattgGTCTGGAATAGAATTAATGATATCGGTTAACCTTGGTTGTTGCTTTagtttatatttctttgaatatttAGTAATCAAACCATTCAGATTAATTTCTCTTGTTGTTCCCGAGGTTAAAGAATCTGTTAACTCTAATGTGATATCAGCACAACATTGTATAAacctttccttttcaggTGctagcttttttttgttagtTTTTGGGCCTTTTCCATGACGAGCCATCTTTGTCAGGGTGTTCTTCGATTTTCCTTAGGTGCTTTTAGGACttgtttatttcaaaactttgCACTGGATAATTTGAGATGAGCTAActaaatttcaaaattttttgaccattttttttttttcatgagGAAGAGCCAGTGACagtaaataataaaaggTGAAATGATTAAACAATGAAAGCGgcagaaaaataaaatcaaacaGTGGCAGTATTgacttttgaaaatcagAAGTTCATCCTAAGTTAAgactttcttcttttaagtGCTTTCTCCTTCTCTCACTGTCTTATCGCTGTATATCTCATTGTTGAATAATATAACACAACGTTATAAGTGATCATCACTTTCTGATCCATAATTTCAAACCTCAAGCGACCGTACATGTGGCATTTTCCACTATAAACTTACGAGCAAGAGAAAGATATACGGAAAAGGTTAATTGGCAGGTTACACAAGATTTTGGTCATTGAATATTTGCAGCCCTCCTGCTTGAGAAACTGGACAACAACTGTTATCAATATtcccttttcaaaatagtGGTATTTAACTGGCCATAACCAAGGAAACCGTTGTACCTATTATTTTGTATAGTCTTCATTTAATAACGTGTTAAGAATGACACCTGAAGccaagaaaaggaaaaaccaaaagaagaagttgaagcaaaagcaaaaaaaagctgCTGAGAAAGCTGCTAGCCACAGTGAAGAACCACTTGAATTACCAGAAAGTACGATTAACAGCAGCTTCAACGACGACTCGGTGAACCGTACAGAATCTGACATAGCTTCAAAATCTGATGTTCCTCCGGTCTCATCATCTACCAATATCTCTCCGGCTAATGAAACACAACTAGAAATACCTGATACTCAAGAATTGCATCATAAACTGCTCAACGACTCTGATCAACATGATATTACCGCGGACTCAAATGATTTGCCAGACAACTCAATCGTTGAACATGACTCTGTTATTACCCAAACAAAACCAGCCATGTCTCAAGAATACGAAGAGACTGCCGCTCACTTATCTTCGAGAAATCCATCGCTCGATGTAGTCGCGGGAGAACTTcacaataataatgaacATACCCAGAAAATTGCCGTATCCGCTGTGGAAGAGGATTCtttcaatgaagaagagggTGAAAATCACGACAGCataataatttcatcattaaaCGATGCTACCCCTTCTCAATATAATCATTTTCTCCCATCCGATGGCAATCTTCTTTCTCCAGAATTATCTTCTGGTGATACGCCAACTCACAATGTTCCTCTAGGCACAAAAGacaatgaaataaatgACGATGAGTATTGTAATGATAAGGAAATTAGTTTGAACGCAAATAATGTGCTTCCTGATGAACTTtcaaaggaagaagatgaaagaTTAAAACTAGAAACGCATGTATCAACcgaagaaaagaaacaggATATCGCTGATCAGGAAACTGCAGAAAACTTATTTACGTCTAGTACAGAACCATCTGAGAataaaataagaaattcTGGTGATGATACCTCCATGTTGTTTCAAGATGACGAAAGTGATCAGAAGGTTCCATGGGAGGAAGATGTGAAGAAAGATTTTCATAATGAGAACACAAATAATACTCAAGAATCGGCACCGAACACAGATGATCGTGATAAGGGTTATGAAGGAAACgaagctttgaaaaagtcCGAAAGTTGTACAGCCGCGGACGAGAGGTCGTACTCTGAAGAAACTTCAGAAGATATCTTTCACGGACACGACAAACAGGTAGTTGAAGGCCAAAATGATTTCACTGGGAAAAATATTGAGAATGAAAGCCAGAAATTAATGGGGGAAGGGAATCATAAGTTACCGTTGTCTGCCGAAGCTGACATTATAGAACCTGGTAAGGATATTCAAGATCAAGCCGAGGATTTGTTTACGCAGAGCAGCGGAGACTTGGGAGAAGTTTTGCCATGGGAATCTACTGATAAAAACGCTGATGTAACGAGCAAATCCCAAGAGAAACATGAAGATTTATTTGCTGCTTCTGGAAACGATGAGAAACTTCCTTGGGAAGTTTCTGACGGTGAAGTATCATCGGGAAAGACGGAAAACAGCATGCAGACTAGTACTGAGAAAATAGCTGAGCAAAAGTTTTCGTTTTTGGAAAACGACGACGACCTTTTGGACGACGACGACAGCTTTTTGGCTTCTTCTGAGGAAGAAGACACAGTACCTAATACCGATAATACAACGAATTTAACCTCAAAAccagttgaagaaaaaaaggctTCAAGATATAAACCTATTATCGAGGAGGAAGCAGGAATGCGTCAAGAGCAAGTTCATTTTACCAATACTACTGGCATTGTAACACCGCAGCAGTTCCACGGTTTGACTAAAACTGGACTAGGCACCCCCAACCAACAAGTCAGTGTACCAAATATAGTTAGTCCTAAGCCTCCTGTGGTAAAAGACAATCGTTCAAATTTTAAGATAAATgaggagaaaaagaagtCTGATGCTTACGATTTTCCACTGGAAATTATTTCAGAAAGTTCCAAGAAGGGTCACGCAAAGCCGGTTGCCGTTCCTACTCAAAGGTTTGGCTCAGGGAATTCTTTTAGTTCTTTGGACAAACCAATTCCACAGAGCAGGAAAGGCTCTAATAACTCAAATAGGCCACCCGTGATCCCATTGGGGACGCAGGAGCCTCGATCTTCGAGAACTAACTCAGCGATCTCGCAATCTCCCGTTAATTATGCTTTCCCTAACCCATACAAAATTCAACAACTACAACAGGCTCCTATCCAATCAGGTATGCCTTTACCAAATACCAACATACCTCCCCCAGCATTAAAAGTGGAAACCACCGTTTCTGCTCCTCCAATTCGGGCAAGAGGGGTCAGCAATGCCTCCGTGGGAAGTTCAGCGTCTTTTGGTGCTAGACATGCAACACAGTACGGCCTCAATAACGGGGTACCTCCGGTTTCGCCATATGGTCAAGCTACCATAAATTTGCCAACTGCGAATAAGTATGCCCCCGTCTCTCCTACAGTTCAGCAGAAGCAATATCCATCAGTTGTGCAAAACCTTGGCGCTTCGGCCGTAAATACCCCCAATTTTGTAAAGACCCATAGAGGCCATACAAGCTCTATTAGTTCGTATACACCAAACCAGAATGAACACGCCTCTAGATACGCACCCAACTATCAACAATCTTATCAGGTGCCATATACCTCACAACCTGTTGGTCCTGTAGCTGGGAATTCAAGCTATCAAAGCCAAACCCGAAGTTCTTATGCAGTTCCTATGATGCCCCAGGCTCAAACTTCAGCAAGTATTCAGCCTCACGCGAACATTCAACCGCCTACTGGCATTTTACCTTTAGCCCCCTTACGACCTCTAGACCCCTTACAAGCCGCTACGAACTTGCAACCCCGTGCAAGCAACATAACGGCTGCAAATTCACTACCTCTTGCAAATTTGCCACTTGCTGAAAACATACTGCCAGAAATTATCACGCATCGAGCTACAAGTAGTGTTGCACCACCACGACAGGAAAATAATCCAATTAAAATAGACAACGAGGCTTTATTACGCCGTCAATTTCCGATTTTTCATTGGAGTGCTGCAAACAAGGTCGTGTACGCAGTCCCCCCTATCCCTGACCAATCGCAGTACATGATTTCATCAAGCATTGTACAGGAAATAAAAGTGACACCAATTGACCAGATAATTAAACCGAACGATATGCTCAAAAGCTTCCCAGGTCCTTTGGGTAGTGccaaattaaaaaaaaaggatttaACCAAATGGATGGAAACCACTATTAAATCCATATCTGAAAATGAATCATCCACTGATATGACTATATGGCAACTATTGGAAATGAAACTAAACGATAAAGTTAACtggaaaaatatttcaaaactaCTATACAATTCTGACGAACTTTTAATGTACCTATCTCAGCCCTTTCCAAACGGTGACATGATTCCAAATGCATATAGACTGGATATAAATTGTCAGATGAGAGTCCTGGCGTTCTTACAAACGGGAAATCACGATGAGGCACTTCGCTTAGCTTTAAGCAAGAGGGATTATGCCATTGCACTATTGGTTGGCAGTTTAATGGGTAAAGACAGATGGTCTGAAGTCATTcagaaatatttatatgaaGGGTTTACTGCGGGGCCAAACGaccaaaaagaattggCACACTTTCTGCTCCTTATCTTTCAAGTATTTGTTGGTAACTCCAAAATGGCCATAAAAAGTTTCTACACTAATAATGAGACCAGTCAATGGGCATCCGAAAACTGGAAGAGTATCGTTGCAGCTGTTCTGATTAATATCCcagaaaataatgaagatcCACTACTTATACCACCTGTTGTCcttgaatttttgataGAGTTCGGTATATTCCTCACCAAAAAGGGCTTGACAGCCGCAGCTAGTacattatttattattggtAACGTACCACTTTCTAATGAGCCAGTAATGGCAGATTCAGACGTTATATTTGAAAGTATTGGAAACATGAATACTTTTGAAAGCATTCTATGGGATGAAATCTACGAGTATATATTCTCGTATGACCCTAAATTCAAAGGATTTTCATCTATTTTGCCCCAGAAGATATACCATGCATCTCTTTTACAAGAACAAGGTTTGAACAGCCTGGGGACAAAGTATACTGATTACCTCAGTTCCTCAGTTCGAAAACTGCCTAAGAAAGATATTTTAACAATAAACCTCACTCGTGAATTGAGTGAGGTGGCTAGTAGGCTTTCCGAGTCTAATACAGGATGGCTTGCAAAACCAAAACTAAGCAGCGTATGGGGTCAATTAGATAAATCCTTCAATAAATATATTGGTGGCGATGATATTGATGcattgaataaaaaaaatgataaaaagaaagtttttgatGGGTTC is a genomic window of Saccharomyces cerevisiae S288C chromosome XVI, complete sequence containing:
- the YDC1 gene encoding alkaline dihydroceramidase (Alkaline dihydroceramidase, involved in sphingolipid metabolism; preferentially hydrolyzes dihydroceramide to a free fatty acid and dihydrosphingosine; has a minor reverse activity; YDC1 has a paralog, YPC1, that arose from the whole genome duplication), translated to MLFSWPYPEAPIEGYWGKPTSLIDWCEENYVVSPYIAEWSNTITNSIFLMTAFYSTYSAWRNKLETRYILIGMGFSLVGIGSWLFHMTLQYRYQLLDELPMLYATIIPSWSIFAETQEILIKDEKKRKESSFRIQMVISFIMCGIVTILTWIYVVVQKPAIFQVLYGILTLLVVVLSGWLTYYHVHDSFAKKNLFITMVMGMIPFVIGFICWQLDIHLCSFWIYIRRTYLALPLGVLLELHAWWHLLTGTGVYIFVVYLQYLRILTHGNPNDFLFIWRWGFFPELVRKGLPIGTSYSLEYLGPIVNTQVDDETKKNN
- the ELP3 gene encoding Elongator subunit ELP3 (Subunit of Elongator complex; Elongator is required for modification of wobble nucleosides in tRNA; exhibits histone acetyltransferase activity that is directed to histones H3 and H4; disruption confers resistance to K. lactis zymotoxin; human homolog ELP3 can partially complement yeast elp3 null mutant), with translation MARHGKGPKTNKKKLAPEKERFIQCCADITLELTDSLTSGTTREINLNGLITKYSKKYKLKQQPRLTDIINSIPDQYKKYLLPKLKAKPVRTASGIAVVAVMCKPHRCPHIAYTGNICVYCPGGPDSDFEYSTQSYTGYEPTSMRAIRARYDPYEQARGRVEQLKQLGHSIDKVEYVLMGGTFMSLPKEYREDFIVKLHNALSGFNGNDIDEAILYSQQSLTKCVGITIETRPDYCTQTHLDDMLKYGCTRLEIGVQSLYEDVARDTNRGHTVRSVCETFAVSKDAGYKVVSHMMPDLPNVGMERDIEQFKEYFENPDFRTDGLKIYPTLVIRGTGLYELWKTGRYKSYSANALVDLVARILALVPPWTRIYRVQRDIPMPLVTSGVDNGNLRELALARMKDLGTTCRDVRTREVGIQEVHHKVQPDQVELIRRDYYANGGWETFLSYEDPKKDILIGLLRLRKASKKYTYRKEFTSQRTSIVRELHVYGSVVPLHSRDPRKFQHQGFGTLLMEEAERIAKEEHGSEKISVISGVGVRNYYGKLGYELDGPYMSKRI
- the SEC16 gene encoding COPII coat assembly protein SEC16 (COPII vesicle coat protein required for ER transport vesicle budding; essential factor in endoplasmic reticulum exit site (ERES) formation, as well as in COPII-mediated ER-to-Golgi traffic; bound to periphery of ER membranes and may act to stabilize initial COPII complexes; interacts with Sec23p, Sec24p and Sec31p); the encoded protein is MTPEAKKRKNQKKKLKQKQKKAAEKAASHSEEPLELPESTINSSFNDDSVNRTESDIASKSDVPPVSSSTNISPANETQLEIPDTQELHHKLLNDSDQHDITADSNDLPDNSIVEHDSVITQTKPAMSQEYEETAAHLSSRNPSLDVVAGELHNNNEHTQKIAVSAVEEDSFNEEEGENHDSIIISSLNDATPSQYNHFLPSDGNLLSPELSSGDTPTHNVPLGTKDNEINDDEYCNDKEISLNANNVLPDELSKEEDERLKLETHVSTEEKKQDIADQETAENLFTSSTEPSENKIRNSGDDTSMLFQDDESDQKVPWEEDVKKDFHNENTNNTQESAPNTDDRDKGYEGNEALKKSESCTAADERSYSEETSEDIFHGHDKQVVEGQNDFTGKNIENESQKLMGEGNHKLPLSAEADIIEPGKDIQDQAEDLFTQSSGDLGEVLPWESTDKNADVTSKSQEKHEDLFAASGNDEKLPWEVSDGEVSSGKTENSMQTSTEKIAEQKFSFLENDDDLLDDDDSFLASSEEEDTVPNTDNTTNLTSKPVEEKKASRYKPIIEEEAGMRQEQVHFTNTTGIVTPQQFHGLTKTGLGTPNQQVSVPNIVSPKPPVVKDNRSNFKINEEKKKSDAYDFPLEIISESSKKGHAKPVAVPTQRFGSGNSFSSLDKPIPQSRKGSNNSNRPPVIPLGTQEPRSSRTNSAISQSPVNYAFPNPYKIQQLQQAPIQSGMPLPNTNIPPPALKVETTVSAPPIRARGVSNASVGSSASFGARHATQYGLNNGVPPVSPYGQATINLPTANKYAPVSPTVQQKQYPSVVQNLGASAVNTPNFVKTHRGHTSSISSYTPNQNEHASRYAPNYQQSYQVPYTSQPVGPVAGNSSYQSQTRSSYAVPMMPQAQTSASIQPHANIQPPTGILPLAPLRPLDPLQAATNLQPRASNITAANSLPLANLPLAENILPEIITHRATSSVAPPRQENNPIKIDNEALLRRQFPIFHWSAANKVVYAVPPIPDQSQYMISSSIVQEIKVTPIDQIIKPNDMLKSFPGPLGSAKLKKKDLTKWMETTIKSISENESSTDMTIWQLLEMKLNDKVNWKNISKLLYNSDELLMYLSQPFPNGDMIPNAYRLDINCQMRVLAFLQTGNHDEALRLALSKRDYAIALLVGSLMGKDRWSEVIQKYLYEGFTAGPNDQKELAHFLLLIFQVFVGNSKMAIKSFYTNNETSQWASENWKSIVAAVLINIPENNEDPLLIPPVVLEFLIEFGIFLTKKGLTAAASTLFIIGNVPLSNEPVMADSDVIFESIGNMNTFESILWDEIYEYIFSYDPKFKGFSSILPQKIYHASLLQEQGLNSLGTKYTDYLSSSVRKLPKKDILTINLTRELSEVASRLSESNTGWLAKPKLSSVWGQLDKSFNKYIGGDDIDALNKKNDKKKVFDGFTPGSSANSSTVDLTQTFTPFQAQVTSQSYVDTTALLHNAHNVPSHSVLHSKPSNVSKGLVEANLPYTHRIGDSLQGSPQRIHNTQFAAAEPQMASLRRVRTDQHTNEKALKSQQILEKKSTAYTPQFGQNHSVPMEKSNSNVPSLFADFPAPPKLGTVPSNYVSSPDLVRRESIISTGSEFLPPPKIGVPTKANSSQGSLMYSPSVEALPIDPVVPQVHETGYNDFGNKHSQKSMPEDESHTSHDNSNADQNTLKDSADVTDETMDIEGPGFNDVKNLLPMEPNHQPTSTVNPIQTISDDIQPILQTNVEVRGTDASKMENSLPSIENERSSEEQPENISKSASSAYLPSTGGLSLENRPLTQDENSISETVQSTYLPAGSISMEAKPISQVQDVPRNVNNKASKLVEQHMAPPKPKSTDATKMNYSPYVPQSTAASADGDESTILKTSPAIYARTHQAHASNPSQYFPLVNQANETASFELSESTSQAQSNGNVASENRFSPIKKAEVVEKDTFQPTIRKASTNQYRAFKPLESDADKYNDVIEDESDDDNMSTDEAKNRKEEKKNVNMKKETKPSNKDIDDKSNGWFGWLKKDTGDKKVYKAKLGHKNTLYYDEKLKRWVNKDATEEEKQKIIESSAPPPPPIVKRKDGGPKTKPRSGPINNSLPPVHATSVIPNNPITGEPLPIKTSPSPTGPNPNNSPSPSSPISRISGVNLTSKKANGLDDLLSLAGGPKPASTRRKKKTARGYVNVMDNIQ